The genomic stretch GGCCGGGTTGCCCTCGTCCAGCCGGATGTCCGGTGAGGTGTCGACGCAGTGGCGGATCATCGGCCGGTACAACACGGTCCTGCCGCCCGGCTGCGTGATGGACACCTGTGTGAATTCCGTGTCCGGATGCAGGTGACCGTGGGTGACGCGGGGCTCGCCGGCGCAGGAGAGCTTGAGCTCGACGACGATGGGCTCGCCCAGTTCGAACGACTCCTTGGCGCGCAGCTCCAGTCGCAGCCCCGAATGGTCCTCGACCGGCGGCTCGAACGGCTCGATCTCGGCCGCCCCGGTGCCGAACGCGTTCGCGCCCATGGCTATGTCGCGGAAGAAGCCGTGACGTAGGTGCACCAGCTCCGCGTCCGTGAATTGGAAGGGGAAGGCGGCCCAATAGCCCTGTTCGCCGCCGGGGCGGTAATTCTGCACGTAGTTCATCCACGACAGATCACCGAAGCCGCCGTCCGGGCCGAGGGGCTGGGGCGGGGTGGCGAGGTTCTTCTGCCAGGAGTGGAGCAGGTTGAAGGCGTGCCCTAACTCATGCACATACGTCCGTAGCTGCGCGCGTTGCGCCTGCGGCGAGTCGCCCTTGATCGCGTCGTAGAAGACCGCCGCCCCCTGCCTCTGGTGGGCGTCGTTGTAGTCGAACATGATGCCCCGGTAGCCGCCCACGTGCTTGCTGGCCACCAGCAGCCACACCCGCCACGCCGGCGCGTCGCCGAACGTGCTGAACTGCTGCGTCATCGCGTGGTGCAGCTCGGCGTCGTTCCACGCCAGGTCGGCCCCCGACCCGTCCACCGGGATCACCCCGGGCTGCGCAAGGGTCAGCTCGATGCCCGCCTCCGCGTAGGCGGCGCCCACGGTCAGCTGCCTGGCAGGCGAGCCGGTCGGGCCCGGCAGCGTGCCCGTGTCATACGACACGAACGGCACCGTGCCCGTCACCGAGTCCTGCTCCAGCAGCACCCGCCGGAAGTACGGCGAGGCGAACGACAGCGCATACGTACGCCCCGCCAGCGCCGCCGTCCCCGACCCATCGCTGATCGTGACGCTCACGTCCTTGTCAGGCGTGTCGAACGTGAACGCCCCGCGTCCATCGATCCGGACCTCGGCGCCCTCGGCGTGCACGGCGGGGGAGTTCACCACGAACGAGCCGACGTACGAGGTCGTCGCGCCCGCCACGGCGAACAGGTCGCCGCTCACCCTCCCAGTAGGTCTGGTCCCGTCGACGTCGACGCGGAGCGCCAGCCGCGAGTCGCCGTCCTGCCCCTCGTACAACCCGCTGATCATGGCCGCTCCTGGGGAATCGTCAGGGATTACATCGTCCCCCGCCAGGAGCCCCTGTCAACGAGCTCCGCGAACTTGAAGCGCCCCCAGCAACTCCTCCGACGCCCGGGTGATGGTCTCGACGGCCCGGTCGAACGCCTCGGCGTTGTGCGCGGCGGGCGCGCGGAAACCGGAGATCTTCCTGACGTACTGCAACGCGGCCGCGCGCACGTCCTCCTCGGTCACACTCTCGGTGAACGGAGGCCGCAGCGTCTTGATGCTCCTACACATGCCTCAACGGTAGCCCGGGTCGCTCAGCAGGAGGACTGAGCTCGTTGCCGAAGTCGAGGGCGATCTTGCGCAGCCCCTCGGCCAGCTCGTCCCGGTCCCGCGCGTCGATGCGCTCGGCCGGTCCCGACACCGACATCGCGGCCACCACCCGGTTGCCGTCCCACACCGGCACCGCCAGGCAATGCACGCCCAGCTCCTCCTCGCCGAGGTCCATGGCATATCCCACGGTTCGGACGCGGCCGAGCTCGGCCAGCATGGCGCTGACGTCGGTGATCGTGTTGGGGGTGCGGCGCGGCATGCCGGTCCGCTCGAACACGGCCACCGCGTCCCCGTCGGGCCGCCCCGCCAGCAGCACCTTTCCCACGGCGGTGCTGTGCGGCAGCACCCGCCGCCCGACCTCGGCGAACATGCGCAGCCTGCGCGGCGAGGGCACCTGCGCCACGTAGACGACGAAGTCCCCTTCGAGCACGGCCAGGTTCGCGGTCTCGCCGGAGAACTCGACCATCTTGGCCAGGTACGGCTGCGCCCACACGCCGACCATGCTCTCCGCGATGCCGCCGAGCCGCACCAGGCCGCCGCCCAGGGCGTACCGTCTGTCGGATTCCTGGCGCACGTAGCCGCGCGCGAGCAGGGTCTGCAGCAGCCGGTGGATGGTGCCGTACGGCAGCCCGGTCCTGGCCGCGATCTCCGACAGGCCCGCCTCGCCACCGTGCTCGGCCAGCGCCTCCAGCACGTCGAGCGCCCGCTCGACCGACTGCACACTCACAGGCCCTCCTTCGTCGGCCCTGTGAGTACACTGCTGCGTCTAATGGTTCGCTCGCTTCGCTCGCTCACAGACTCACCCCGCGCAGCGAGGCGTCCAGCACCTCGGCGGTGTGCGCCACTCTGATCTCCGCGCCGTCCCGCCGCATGGCGGCGGCGATCTGCATGGTGCATCCGGGGTTGGCGGACACCAGCAGCTCGGCTCTGGTCGAGCCGACCGCCTTGGCCTTCCTGTCGCCGAGGTCGCGGGCCGCCTGCGGCTGGAAGATGTTGTACGTGCCCGCCGAGCCACAGCAGATGGCCGACTCGGGGATCTCGCGCAGCTCCAGGTCGGGGATGCCGCTCAGCAGCTCGCGCGGCTGGGCGCGCACGCCCTGGGCGTGGGCCAGGTGGCAGGCGTCGTGGTAGGCGACCGTGAGCGGCAGCGGATGCCGCTTGGCCACGGGCCCCAGCTCGGTCAGGAACTCCGACAGGTCACGCACCTTGAAGCCGGGCTCGCGGCCGAGCAGCTCGGCGTACTCCTTCATGGAGGAGCCGCAGCCGGCCGCGTTCACCACGACGGTGTCCACCCCGGCCCGCTCGAACGTCCTGACCGTGCGCCGCGCCAGCCGTTTGGCCTGGTCGTCGCGCCCGGAGTGCACGCTGAGCGCCCCGCAGCAGCCCTGCCCCGGCGGGATCACCACGTCGCAGCCCTCCAGCGCCAGCACCCGCGCGGTGGCCGCGTTCACCTGAGGGAAGAACTCGCCCTGCACGCAGCCGGTGAGCATGCCGACCACGGCCCGCCGCTCTCCTCTCGCCCGGACCACCCGCGGCAACCGCTGCCGCCGCTCCACGCGCGGCGCGAGCGCGGCCATGGCCCCGAGGCTCGGGTTGACGCGGGCCAGGAACGGCGCCATCCGCTCGGCCAGCCCCATCCCCGGCCGCAGCAGCCGCAGCCTGCGCGGGTACGGGAACAGGGAGAACACGATGCCGCGCACGGCCCGCTCCTGCGGCTCGCGTTCGTGCTTCCGCTCGACCTCCGCCCTCGTCAGCTCGATCAGCCGGTCGTACTTGACCCCGGACGGGCAGGCGGTCACGCACGCCATGCACCCCAGACAGGCGTCGAAATGCCCCGCCATCTCCGGCGTGATCGGCGTGCCCTCGACGTGCTGCTGCATCAGATGGATCCGCCCGCGCGGCGAGTCCATCTCCTCGCCCCACAGCACGTACGTCGGACACGTCGGCAGGCAGAACCCGCAGTGCACACAGTCGTTGATCAGTTTCGGGTCCATCTCAGATCCCTCCCACGAACCGGCCGGGAGACATCCTGCGCCCGGGATCGAACTGCTCCTTGACCCGCCGCATCAGGGGCAACCCGCTGACCTGCCCCCACCGGTCGATGCTCGCGTACGGGGCGGCGAGCACGCTCACCCGCCCCCCGGCCCCCTCGACCCGCTCCCGCACCGCGGACACGGCCGCGGCCAGCGCCGGCTCCCCGATCGCCCCCCACGATTCCAGCAACACCCGCCCGGACAGCGCAGAGCCTCGCAGCGACAGCCCGGTGCCGGCCACCGCGTCCAGCACGGCCCGCGTGCCCGTGGCCGGGAAACGCACCTCGACCAGCACGTCGTCGTTCGAGATCAGCCCCCACCACGGCGGCGGCTCGCCGGTCAAGGCACCCTTGCCGACCAGCCCGCGCAGCGCCTCGGCCCGCGACTCGGCGGCCGTGCCCTCGACCAGCACGGCCAAAGTCAGCGGCCCGGCAGGGTCCGGCCAGTCCACCTCGGCGGCGCTCGGCTCGGCCTGCGAGGCGGCCAGCGCCGCGGCGACCGGCGGCAGCTCGTCGCGGTCGAGCTCCGCCGTGATCCAGCGGCGGTCGGCAGGCAGCGGGTGCAGGCGGAACGTGGCCTCCGCGATGACGCCGAGTGTGCCGTACGAGCCGGTGAAGAGCTTGCCGAGGTCATAACCCGCGACGTTCTTGACCACTTTGCCGCCCGACCGCGCGATCGTACCGTCGGGCAGCACCACCGTGATGCCGATGAGCAGGTCGCGGGCGGTGCCGTAGCGGAACGCACGCGGGCCCGCGGTCGCGGTGGCCAGCGTGCCGCCGACCGTCGTGCCCTCGGCGAACGGCACGTCCAGCGCCAGCTCCTGTCCCTTGTCCGCGAGCGCGGTGGCCAGGGCGTCCATCGTCACCCCGGCCTGCGCCCGGACCACGAGGTCGCCGGCAGCGTGCTCGAGGATCTCGTTCATGCAGCACATGTCGAGCAGCACGTCGCACCGCTCCGGCGGCGGGGCCCAGTGCAGCTTCGTGCCGCCGCCGGCCGGGACCACCGCCAGGTCCCGCTCGGCGCAGGCACGCAGCACGGCCGCGACCTCCTCGACCGTCTCGGGCAGCGCCACCCAGCGCGGCTTGACCCCGCTGACGGCGTCGTCAGCGCCCGCCTCCCTGACCGTCGCCCCCAACATCAGAACTGCTCCGCCTTCCCGGACTCCACCAGGGGATGCACACCCTTCCGAACGCCCGGCGCCTCCCCGCACAACCGCGGCGTGGGGAACACCTTGCCCGGATTGGACAGTCCCCGGGGGTCGAACGCGCACCGGACCAACTGCATCGTGTCCAGGTCGGCCTCGCTGAACATCCTCGGCATGTAACGGCTCTTGTCCACGCCGACGCCGTGCTCGCCGGTGATCGAGCCGCCGTGCTCGATGCACAGGTCAAGGATCGCGCCGGAGACCACCTCGGCCCGCTCGCCCGCCCCCGGCTCCGCGTCGTCGAAGAGCACCAGCGGATGCAGGTTGCCGTCCCCGGCGTGGAAGACGTTGGCCACCCTGATCCCGTGCTCGGCCGACAGCCGGTCGATGGCGGCCAGCACGCTCGGCAGGGACGTGCGCGGCACGACGCCGTCCTGCACGATGTACGCCGGACTGATGCGGCCCACCGCCGCGAACGCGGACTTGCGACCCTTCCAGATCGCCGCCCGCTCGGCGGGGTCGGCCGCCACCCGCAGCTCGAACGCCCCCGAGCAGATCTCCGTGAGCTGCGCGAACTGCCGCTCCACCTCCGCCGCAGGGCCGTCCAGCTCGACGATCAGCACGGCGCCCGCACCCTCGGGGTAGCGGCAGGCCACCGCCGCCTCGGCCGCCTCGATGGCGAGGGCGTCCATCATCTCGATCGCGGCCGGCACGATGCCCGCCCCGATGATCGCCGACACCGCCTGGCCGCCCTGCTCGATGCTCTCGAACGCGGCCAGCACCGTGGTCACGGTCTGCGGCGCGCGGCTGAGCCGTACCGTGATCTTGGTGGCGATGCCGAGCGTGCCCTCCGAGCCGACGAACGCGCCCAGCAGGTCGTAGCCGGGATCCATGCGGTCGAGCGTGACCAGGTCGCCGTCCGGGGTGACGATCTCGCAGGCCTCGACGTGGTTGACGGTGAAGCCGTACTTGAGGCAGTGGGCGCCACCGGAGTTCTCCGCCACGTTGCCGCCGATCGAGCAGACCTGCTGGCTGGACGGGTCGGGGGCGTAGTAGTAGCCCCGGTCGCGCACGGCCTCGGTGATGGCGAGGTTCGTGACGCCCGGCTCCACGACCGCCCTGCGGTTGTCCAGGTCGATCTCCAGGATCGCGCGCATCTTGGAGGTGACGATGAGCACGCCGTCCTCGCGCGGGAGCGCGCCGCCCGACAGGCCCGTGCCCGACCCCCTGGCCACGAACGGCACGCTGAAGTCGTTGCATAGGCGTACCACCCGGGCGACCTGCTCGGCCGTGTCCGGCAACACGACCACGGCCGGGGTCGCCCGGTGGTAGGTGAGGCCGTCGCACTCATACGTGCGCAGGCGTACCGGATCGGTGATCACCGAGTCGTAGGGCAGCAGGGAACGCAGGGCCGCCACCAGGGTGTCCAGCACTCGATCACCTCCGTTTCCGATTATTCACGGCATGCGGGCATAAGCGGGAAGAGTCAGGAACTCGGCAAAGTCGTCGTCCAGCGCCACTTCCTTGAACAACGCGGTGGCCTGCTCGAACAACTTCTCGTCGTAGCCCGGCTCCGTGGCGATCCCGGCGAGCTCCTCGGAGATGATCTGCTCGACCAGCTCCTTGGTCACCTGTGCGCCCGTGTCCGCGAGCGTGATGTCGTTGTGGATCCACTGCCAGATCTGCGAGCGCGAGATCTCGGCCGTGGCCGCGTCCTCCATGAGGTTGTGGATCGCCACCGCGCCGAGCCCGCCCATCCAGGCGGCCAGATAACGCAGCGCCACGTCCACGTTGTTACGCAGCCCCGCCTCGGTGATGTCGCCGGGCGTCTCCGAGACGGCCAGCAGATCGGCCGCCGTCACGCTGACGTCCTCGCGCAGCCGGTCGAGCTGGTTGGGCCGGGAGCCCAGCACCCCGTCGAACACCTCGCGGCAGATCGGCACCAGGTCCGGGTGGGCCACCCACGACCCGTCGAACCCGTCGCCCGACTCGCGCGTCTTGTCCGCCCGCACCTTATCCAGGGCCACGGCGTTGACCTCGGGGTCCTTGCGCGAGGGGATGAACGCCGCCATCCCGCCGATGGCGTGCGCGCCGCGCTTGTGACAGGTCCGCACGAGCAACTCGGTGTACGCGCGCATGAACGGGGCCGTCATCGTGACCGCGTTCCGCTCCGGCAGCAGGAACTCGCGGCCCCTGGTGCGGAACTTCTTGATCACGCTGAACAGGTAGTCCCAGCGGCCCGCGTTGAGCCCGGCCGAGTGGTCGCGCAGCTCGTAGAGGATCTCCTCCATCTCGAACGCGGCCGGATACGTCTCGATGAGCACGGTGGCCCTGATGGTGCCGTACGGGATGCCGAGCAGCTCCTGCGCGCGGGTGAAGACGTCGTTCCAGAGCCGCGCCTCCAGGTGCGACTCGATCTTGGGGAGGTAGAAGTACGGGCCCTTGCCCTTGTCGATCTGCCGCTGGGCACAGTGGAAGAAGTAGAGCCCGAAGTCGAACAGCGACCCCGACACCGGCCGCCCGTCCACGGTGGCGTGCTTCTCGTCCAGGTGCCAGCCGCGCGGCCGCACCACGACCGTGGCCAGCTCGTCGTCGGGCTTGAGCGCGTACGCCTTGCCGCCGGTCTCGAAGTCGATCGTGCGGTCGAGCGCGTCACGCAGGTTGAGATGACCGGCCACGCAGTTCTCCCAGAGCGGGGAGTTGGCGTCCTCGAAGTCGGCCAGCCACACCTTGGCGCCGGAGTTGAGCGCGTTGACGGTCATCTTCTTGTCGACCGGCCCGGTGATCTCGACCCTGCGGTCCTCCAGGCCGGGCGCCGGTGGCGCGACCTGCCAGTCGGCCTCCCTGATCTCCTTGGTCTCGGGGAGGAAGTCCAGCATGCCGCCATTGGACAGCTCCGCCTGCCGCGTCTGGCGAGCCTCCAGCAGCTCCAGCCGCCGGGCGCCGAACTCCCGCTGGAGAGCCGCCACGAAATCGAGCGCCTCCGGCGTGAGGATCTCGTCGAACCGGTCGAGCATCGGGCCGGTGATCTCCATGGGACCTCTTTCCGCTCTGTTTTCCGCTCCGTGGAAAATCACTTCTGGATTGTGGAAGTGAAGCTACTCCCCTCCTGCTTCCCGGGTCAAAGGTGGGGTATTCCTCGGGGGCTCCTCGGGGGCATTCCTGATGGGATCGGCAGCCTCATCGCGAAAGGATTGGAGGCATGAAGACGATCGCGATCGCGGGTGGGCTGCTGGCCTCGGCGGTGCTGCTGACGGGTTGCGGGCTCGGCGACATCGCCGGCCCCACGAACCAGGACACGACGTCCTACGAGGTGACCGACAAGGTCACCAAGCTGCAGCTGGAAAGCGGCGCCGGCGACACCGTCGTCACGGAGACCGACGGCGCGGCCGTCCGGGTCGTCGAGAAGCTCCGGTGGCGCGGCGACGACAAGCCCAAGCCGGAGCACAAGGTCGAGGGCGGGGTGTTGCTCGTCACGTACGACTGCCCGTCGAACTGGGGCAGCTGCAGCGTCGACTACGAGATCGAGGTCCCGAAGGGACTGGCCGTCGACCTCGACAGCGGCTCGGGCAACATCACGCTCAGGGCGCTGACCGGGGACATCGACGTGCACGTCGGCTCCGGCGACGTCGACGCCACCGACCTGGCGGGCAAGAAGGTGGTCGCGGAGGCGGGGTCGGGGAACGTCGAGCTCAAGTACACGACGGCGCCCGCCAGTGCCCAGCTGAAGGCCGGGTCGGGGGACATCGTGCTCAACGTTCCCGACGGGGCCTACGACGTGCGGACCGACACCGGATCCGGCGATGAGACCGTCTCGGTCAAGAACGACGGCTCCTCGCCGAACAAGATCTCCTTGACCGCGGGCTCCGGCAACGTCAGCGTGTTGCCTCGTTAACCAGGTGCTTCCCCACGGGATGTTCTGCCACCATCGGGGAAGACATCGAGGTGTCCAGACGTTTCCCTCATAGAGATGACACGAATGCACGAAAACATCACGCTCGAGACCGGCGATTTCGACCTCGAGGAGCGCCAGGCGCTCCGCCGTGTGGCAGGTCTGTCCACCGAACTCCAGGACATTTCCGAAGTCGAATACCGGCAGCTACGACTCGAGCGGGTCGTCCTCGTCGGCGTCTGGACCACGGGCACCGCGGAGGACGCGGAAAACTCCCTGCTCGAGCTCAAGCTCCTGGCCGAGACGGCCGGGTCGCAGGTGCTCGACGGACTCATCCAGCGCCGGCAGAAGCCCGACCCGGCCACGTACATCGGCTCCGGCAAGGCGCTGGAGCTGCGTGACGTGGTGGAGTCCCACGGCGCCGACACCGTGATCTGCGACGGCGAGCTGACCCCCGGTCAGCTCCGCCAGCTCGAGGAGACGGTCAAGGTCAAGGTGATCGACCGTACGGCGCTCATCCTCGACATCTTCGCCCAGCACGCCAAGAGCCGCGAGGGCAAGGCGCAGGTCGAGCTCGCGCAGCTCCAATACCTGCTGCCCCGCCTGCGCGGATGGGGTGGCAACCTGTCCCGGCAGGTCGGCGGCCGTGCCGCCGGCGGCGTCGGCATCGGCGGACGCGGCCCCGGTGAGACCAAGATCGAGCTGGACCGCCGCCGCATCCGCGAGCGCATGGCCAAGCTGCGGCGCCAGATCAGCGGCATGTCCACCGCCCGCGACACCATGCGCTACCAGCGCCAGCGGCGCGAGGTGCCGGCCGTGGCCATCGCGGGCTACACCAACGCCGGCAAGTCCTCGCTGCTCAACCGCGTCACCGGCGCGGGCGTGCTGGTGGAGGACGCGCTGTTCGCCACCCTCGACCCGACCGTGCGCCGGGCGCGCACGCCGGAAGGCAGGCTGTTCACGATCGCCGACACCGTCGGCTTCGTGCGTCACCTGCCGCACCAGCTGGTCGAGGCGTTCCGCTCCACGCTGGAGGAGGTCGCCGACGCCGACCTGATCCTGCACGTGGTCGACGGCTCGCACGCCGACCCCGAGGGGCAGCTGGCGGCGGTGCGCGAGGTGCTCGCCGACATCGACGGCGCCAAGGACATCCCCGAGATCGTCGTGATCAACAAGGCCGACGCGGCCGACCCTGAAGTGCTCGACCGTCTGCAGCGCCGCGAGCGGCACAGCATCGTCGTGTCGGCGCGGACGGGCAAGGGCATCCCCGAGCTGATTGCGCTCATCGAGCGGGAGCTGCCCAGGCTGGATCTCGAGGTGCACCTGCTGGTGCCGTACGAGCGGGGCGACCTGATCTCGCGGGCCCACAAGGAGGGCGAGGTGCTCTCCGTGGGCCACGTGGAGGACGGCACGATCCTGCACGCTCGCGTGCTGCCCAGCCTGTTCCAGGAGCTGGAGCGGGTGGGCAAGCCGGTCGAACGCGTCTTTTGACGATTCCGCTGGGCGGGCTCGCCGTGCTGCGGTACGGTGGGGCCGCCCGGCGCGGGGTTGATGCCATCGGCGGCACATCACGGCACGGTTGGGCAGCACTGACCGCAAAGCGTGCAGAGCTGCCCAAAAACGGCAGTGGTCCCCGAACCCCGGGTATTGCTAGGATGGCCAAACCTTACGTAGGTCTGGCTAATGGGCGCGGGTTCTGGGGTTTCGGATGATGGCTCATGGTGTCTGAAGTCGTCAGCGGGGGCCACAACAAGGCGGGGCTGAGTGACGGTTGGGATCTGTGGTCTTTCTTCCGAATAACCCTGTACACCAGCCCAACATGTGAAATAACGTAACTGAACTGAAATCGCCGGATCATGACTCTGGCGATACGGTCACCGCACAACACATCGCGGATGAGAGCAGGAGACCCCCCATGTCGTCCGGACCCGGAGCGGACTCAGTGGGCGCGGCACAGGCCGTGCGCTGTGCTCCGCGCTCGCGTGGGGGCTCGCGCAGGGCGGTGATGCGGTGACCGTTCGGCTCCTGACCAACATCGGCCGCCTCTGGACCGGCAACGAGGTCCTCAGCAACGCGGCCATTCTCGTGCACAACGACCGCATCGCGTGGGTCGGGCGAGCCCCCGACCTGCCGCAGAGCGTGCCCGGGGTCGTCGACGACATCGTCGACGTCGACCACGTCGAAAACCTCGGCGGCGCGCTCGTCACGCCCGGCCTCATCGACGCCCACACGCATCCCGTCTACGCCGGCAACCGCTACGCCGAGCTCGCCATCCGCACCGGCGGCTCCAGCGCCGCCTCGATCACCGCGGCCGGCGGCGGCGTGGGCTCCACCGTCACCGTGACCCGCGGCACCGACCCGTGGACGCTGTGCAACGGCGTGCGCGAGCGGCTGCGCGGCTGGCTGCTCAGCGGCACCACCACCGTCGAGGCCAAGACCGGCTACCACCTCACGCGCGACGGCGAGCTGGCCGACGTGCGGCTCCTGCGCGAGCTGGAGAAGGAGCCGATGATGCCGCGCGTGCACGTCACGTTCCTCGCGGCGCACGTCGTACCGCCCGAATACTTCGGCCGCCAGCGCGAATACGTCGAGGCCGTGGGCGCCTGGTGCGCCGACGCCGCGGCGGCGGGCGCCGACAGCGTCGACGTCTACTGCGACGAGGGCCACTTCACCACCGAGGAATCCCGCTGGGTCCTCGCCTCCGGCCGCAACGTCGGCCTGCTGCCGCGCATCCACGCCGGCCTCTTCAGCCGCCGCGGCGCCGTGCAACTGGCCGCCGAGCTCGGCTGCGCCTCCGCCGACGGCCTGCACCACATGTCCGACGAGGACATCGCCATCATGTCGCGCTACGGCGTGCCCGCGGTCGTCTGCCCCGCCACCGCCCTCCAGCGCGGCCACCTGCCGCCGGTCCGCCAGATGATCAAGCACGGCGTGCAGATCGCACTCGGCAGCGACCACAACCCCGGCTACTGCGGCATCACGTCGATGTCGCTGGTGATCGCCATGGCGGTGTCGGCGTTCGGGATGAGCGTCAACGACGCGCTCCGCGCCGCCACGCTCGGCGGCGCCACCGTGCTCGGCGCTCCCGACCGCGGCGTCCTGGCACCGGGTCGGCTGGCGGACATCGTGCAGTGGGACGCCGACCACGAGGGCGCCTTCGCCTGGTCCTTCGGCCTCAAGCCGCGCCGGGTGTGGCGGGGCGGGACGCCGGTCCAGTAGCACGGGCCGTTTGGTCCCTCTGGCTGCGAGCCTGATCTTTCGCTTTCTCGCTTCAGGGCAGGGCGGCCGACTGGCTAATGTCGGCGTATGTCATCCACGGTTGCCGTCGTCACGGATTCATCCGCTTACCTGCCTGCGGTGCCGGGTGTCATGGTGGTGCCGTTGCAGGTGATCATGAAGGGCACTCCGTATGACGAGGGCCCTCGTGACGAGGGGTCTCTTGAGGAGGGGTCTCTTGAGGAGGGTCCTCGTCACGAGCGCTCTCGTGGCGCGGGGTCTCATGACGAGGGCTTTTCTGACGCTCGCCCGTCGTCGGATCGTGAGGGCCGGAGCGGCACGACTCCCGGGACGTGGCGTGCCACGGACACCCTGAATGACCTGGCCTCCGCCGTCACCTCCCGCCCTTCGCCGGCCCGCTTCTCCACCTGCTACTCCTCTCTGGCGGCGGCAGGCGCCACAGCCGTGGTCTCAATCCACCTGTCCGGCCAAATGTCGGGCACCATCGAGTCGGCCAGGTTAGCCGCGCGGGACGCCCCCGTACCCGTGGAAGTGATCGACAGCCGTTCGATCGCGATGGGCCTCGGCTACCCGGTCCTGGCCGCGGCGCGTGCCGCCGCAGCGGAAGGCGCGTCGCTGGAGACGGTGGCCGCGGCGGCCCGCCGCTGCGCCGAGGCGACCCAGACGTTCTTCTACGTCGACACACTTGAATACCTGCGGCGCAGCGGCCGCATCGGCGCCGCCGCGTCCGTGCTCGGCTCCGCCCTCATGATCAAACCTCTCCTCCACATCGTGAACGGTCAGATCTCCCTGCTGGAGAAGGTCCGCACGGCGACGCGCGCCATCGCCCGCCTGGAGGACCTGGCGGTGCAGGCTGCCGGGGCCGGCCCGGTGGAGGTGGCGGTCCAGCACCTGGCGGCGAGAGCGCGAGCCGAAGCACTCGCGGAACGTCTGCCGAAACGCGTGCCTGGGCTGATGGACCTGCGCGTCGTGGAGGTCGGCCCGGTGATCGGGGCCCACGTGGGCCCCGGAATGCTGGGGCTGACCGTCACACCCCGCGACGTGTGGCCTGCGGGCGCATAGAGGCGCTCAAGAGCGCCTCTGCGGCCCTCCATCCACAATCCCGTCACCTATACCTCCACTGTCCCCAGAACCCCGCTCGGGCCTTCACAGCGGCCGCTGGAGCCCTACGTTCTCTGGCGTGCGAACGCCTGACCCGACCGCAGAGCGCGCCATAGCCGAATCCCGGCTACGGTCGATCATGACCCCTGCCCGCCGCCCTCGCCGGCTCCTCCCTCGGCGCTCGGGCGGCGGTGGCAAGCGCGTCACACCAAGGAAGGGCGGCGACGGCCCTTCCTCCGGGTCTCAGGCGCCCGAATCCCGGATCGAGGAGTCCGCCACCGCACCTTGGGAGAGGATCGGCTACCCGCTGCACGCCGGGGATGAGGCTCCTCTGACGTCGGCATGGGGGGAGACGTCGGCACCGGTCCACGACCCGAGCCCCACCACGTCGCACCAGCCCGATCGCAACGCCGACCCGATTCCCCTCCAGTCCCGCCGTTCAGCCTCAGCCCCCGGTTGGTCAGAGGGTGACCCTGTCCCTGTTCTGCTGGGCTCCGGCGGGCGTCCGGTGTCGGCGCCGGGGTGGCGGGAGCACGACCCGGGCCCCGTATCGCTTCGGTCGGGTGGCCGTCCTGTGTCGGTGCCGGGGTGGGGGGAGGACGAGCCGGGCCCTGTGTCGCTTCGGTCGGGTGGCCGTCCTGTGTCGGTGCCGGGGTGGGGGGAGGACGAGCCGGGCCCTGTGTCGCTTCGGTCGGGTGGCCGTCCTGTGTCGGTGCCGGGGTGGGGGGAGGACGAGCCGGGCCCTGT from Nonomuraea polychroma encodes the following:
- a CDS encoding DegV family protein; its protein translation is MKGTPYDEGPRDEGSLEEGSLEEGPRHERSRGAGSHDEGFSDARPSSDREGRSGTTPGTWRATDTLNDLASAVTSRPSPARFSTCYSSLAAAGATAVVSIHLSGQMSGTIESARLAARDAPVPVEVIDSRSIAMGLGYPVLAAARAAAAEGASLETVAAAARRCAEATQTFFYVDTLEYLRRSGRIGAAASVLGSALMIKPLLHIVNGQISLLEKVRTATRAIARLEDLAVQAAGAGPVEVAVQHLAARARAEALAERLPKRVPGLMDLRVVEVGPVIGAHVGPGMLGLTVTPRDVWPAGA
- a CDS encoding DUF4097 family beta strand repeat-containing protein; protein product: MKTIAIAGGLLASAVLLTGCGLGDIAGPTNQDTTSYEVTDKVTKLQLESGAGDTVVTETDGAAVRVVEKLRWRGDDKPKPEHKVEGGVLLVTYDCPSNWGSCSVDYEIEVPKGLAVDLDSGSGNITLRALTGDIDVHVGSGDVDATDLAGKKVVAEAGSGNVELKYTTAPASAQLKAGSGDIVLNVPDGAYDVRTDTGSGDETVSVKNDGSSPNKISLTAGSGNVSVLPR
- the aceB gene encoding malate synthase A; translation: MEITGPMLDRFDEILTPEALDFVAALQREFGARRLELLEARQTRQAELSNGGMLDFLPETKEIREADWQVAPPAPGLEDRRVEITGPVDKKMTVNALNSGAKVWLADFEDANSPLWENCVAGHLNLRDALDRTIDFETGGKAYALKPDDELATVVVRPRGWHLDEKHATVDGRPVSGSLFDFGLYFFHCAQRQIDKGKGPYFYLPKIESHLEARLWNDVFTRAQELLGIPYGTIRATVLIETYPAAFEMEEILYELRDHSAGLNAGRWDYLFSVIKKFRTRGREFLLPERNAVTMTAPFMRAYTELLVRTCHKRGAHAIGGMAAFIPSRKDPEVNAVALDKVRADKTRESGDGFDGSWVAHPDLVPICREVFDGVLGSRPNQLDRLREDVSVTAADLLAVSETPGDITEAGLRNNVDVALRYLAAWMGGLGAVAIHNLMEDAATAEISRSQIWQWIHNDITLADTGAQVTKELVEQIISEELAGIATEPGYDEKLFEQATALFKEVALDDDFAEFLTLPAYARMP
- the hflX gene encoding GTPase HflX → MHENITLETGDFDLEERQALRRVAGLSTELQDISEVEYRQLRLERVVLVGVWTTGTAEDAENSLLELKLLAETAGSQVLDGLIQRRQKPDPATYIGSGKALELRDVVESHGADTVICDGELTPGQLRQLEETVKVKVIDRTALILDIFAQHAKSREGKAQVELAQLQYLLPRLRGWGGNLSRQVGGRAAGGVGIGGRGPGETKIELDRRRIRERMAKLRRQISGMSTARDTMRYQRQRREVPAVAIAGYTNAGKSSLLNRVTGAGVLVEDALFATLDPTVRRARTPEGRLFTIADTVGFVRHLPHQLVEAFRSTLEEVADADLILHVVDGSHADPEGQLAAVREVLADIDGAKDIPEIVVINKADAADPEVLDRLQRRERHSIVVSARTGKGIPELIALIERELPRLDLEVHLLVPYERGDLISRAHKEGEVLSVGHVEDGTILHARVLPSLFQELERVGKPVERVF
- the hutI gene encoding imidazolonepropionase produces the protein MTVRLLTNIGRLWTGNEVLSNAAILVHNDRIAWVGRAPDLPQSVPGVVDDIVDVDHVENLGGALVTPGLIDAHTHPVYAGNRYAELAIRTGGSSAASITAAGGGVGSTVTVTRGTDPWTLCNGVRERLRGWLLSGTTTVEAKTGYHLTRDGELADVRLLRELEKEPMMPRVHVTFLAAHVVPPEYFGRQREYVEAVGAWCADAAAAGADSVDVYCDEGHFTTEESRWVLASGRNVGLLPRIHAGLFSRRGAVQLAAELGCASADGLHHMSDEDIAIMSRYGVPAVVCPATALQRGHLPPVRQMIKHGVQIALGSDHNPGYCGITSMSLVIAMAVSAFGMSVNDALRAATLGGATVLGAPDRGVLAPGRLADIVQWDADHEGAFAWSFGLKPRRVWRGGTPVQ